Part of the Patescibacteria group bacterium genome is shown below.
CAAAATTTAAAGTGTTTAATGTAAAAGTGGAAGGGGGAGGAAAAGATCTTTCTACGAAGGGAGGTGCTCGAGATGTTTCCAATCACATAGCGCGCGAAGTATTTAAACACCAACCTCCGTTTGACATCCCATATGAATTTTTTCTTGCTGAAGGCAAAAAAATGTCCACGTCAAAAGGCAATGCTCCTGCGGCACGCGAAATAATGAATATTCTTCCACCACATATATATCGTTTGGTATTTCTTGGTAAAAATTACAAACATGCAATTGAGTTTAATATCACTGGAGATACCGTACCGATTCTTTTTGATAGACATGACAAAATTGCGGAAAAATATTTTGCACACCCCGAAGATGATGATGCCCGTTTGTTTGCGCTCATTTATAGTGCCGCAGAAAGACAATCTCTAACAGAACATTTTCTCCCACGATTTTCTCTCGTTTCTTTTCTTGTACAGATGCCTCATATAAATATAGAAGATGAATTCTCAAAAATTAAAGGCAGTACTCTTACAAAAGAAGACAAAGACGAATTAAAGATGCGTGTTGAATATGCAAATAGGTGGCTAAAGGAGTACGCGCCAGAAGAATATAAATACGAACTACAGCACAATGTTCTACCGGAAGCGACCAAATCGTTTAGTGATAAACAAAAAAAGATATTAGTAAAAGTACTTGACTACATACAGTCGCAAGAAAAACTTGAAGGAGAAAAATTGCATACACAGCTCCACCAGATACGTCAGGAATCTGACATAGAACCAAAAGAATTTTTCAGTGCACTCTATCTAAGTTTTTTGGGAAAAGACAGCGGACCAAAAGCGGGGTGGTTTCTAAGTGTTATTGATAGAAAGTTTTTAGAAAAACGACTAAAAGAAGCAAGTAAGTAACATTTTTTATAAAAGGCCCCGCCGCGCGGGGCCTTTTTGTATGTATAGTGTATCTCGTTAGAGGTAACGATACTGCTAGTATTTGTCAAATGTGTGATTTGGGCTTCATGTGGGATGTGGATAACTCATTTGGTAAAGTGGGATAGAATGTTATATATTTACTATGCAGTGGGAAGAAGTGGGCTACATCAATTTCCGTTAGAAATTGATAGCCCACTTGTTCGTCCGTGACGAATAAACAGGGTATATGCCTTTTATTGTATGCTTATAGGTGAATTTACACATACACTTGATACAAAAAAGCGCCTCTCTCTTCCATCTAAGTTTCGAAAACAATTTGGAAAAAAGGTGATTGTTACAAAAGGACTCGACAACTGTCTTTTTGTATATTCACTCAAAGAATGGGAAAAAATTTCGCAGCGTCTTGGTGAGCTTTCAATTGGTCAATCCGACACAAGAGGGTTCAATCGGTTCATGCTAGCAGGAGCAGTTGAGATAGATGTTGATTTGGTTGGAAGAATTCTCATACCGGAGTTTCTTAAAAAATTTGCTCAACTAACCGACAAAGTAGTATTTGCAGGAATTCACAATCGTGTTGAGCTATGGAATGAAAAGGCATGGTCTATCTATAAAAAGCGAATTGAAAAACAAGCTGACAAGCTTGCCGAAAAGCTAGGCGAACTAGGAGTACTCTAATCTATGATGCGTCTTATTACACACAAACGTAGTATCAACACTGCGAAGTCTACAAAAGACACAAAAGAATTGCCAGTACATCGCAGTGTACTTCTCAACGAATTGGTTGATGCACTACAGATAAGACAGGGCGACACTATAGTTGATGCCACCGCCGGAGGTGGTGGCCACGATAAGCTTGCCTGCTCCCAACTTGGTAAGAGTGGTACTCTCATCACAATTGATATGGATACAGATGCGCTGATCAGAAGCAAGAAACATCTGAACGATTTGTCGTGTAAAAAAATATTTCAAGAAGGAAATTTTCGTGACATGCAGCACATGATCAATTCATTTGGCATAGAACATGTTGATGGTGTTATGTTTGATTTGGGATTCAACTCCTATCAGATAGAAAACTCCGGTCGGGGCTTTTCTTTCAGAGCAAACGAACCGCTTTTAATGACGTTTAAAAAAGTTCCAAACGAAAACGACATTACCGCAGATAGCATCATAAACTCATGGGACGAAGAACATATTGCCGATATATTGTACGGGTACGGTGAGGAACGATTTGCTCGAAGGATAGCGCGAGGCATTATAGCTGCACGGAAGATTAAAAAAATAGAGCGTACTGTAGAACTTGTCGACATTGTGAAATCATCAACACCACGGTGGTATCACGCAAGGCGAATACATCCGGCTACCAAAACATTTCAGGCTCTGAGAATCGCGGTTAATGATGAAATAGAAACACTTCGCAAGGGTTTAAGAGAGGCACTTTCAATTTTAAAACGGGGTGGCAGACTGGCGGTGATATCTTTTCACAGTATTGAAGATAGAGTTGTAAAACAATTCTTCAATGGAGCAAGTAAAGATGGGCATGGAATGATTATTACCAAAAAACCAATAGTTCCTCAGCGAGATGAAATTTCCCGAAACCCAAGAGCGCGTAGTGCGAAATTACGAATTTTTGAATCAAATTAAATAATTAATAATGAAAAGAAAAACAGCAATCGCAACACTGAATGTTCAGAAACGTTTATTTACGGTACTCTTGTTTAGTGCCATAGCACTTGTTGTTTTATATGGTTTTTTTGTCAGCAAATCAATCGTCAATGTAATCATTAGGGAAGAGGTACAAAATTCAATGGTAACTATACACTCAACCACAGGAGATCTTGAGTCACAATACATAGTACTCAAAAATGCGATTGATGTTGAATTTGCATATACATTAGGTTTTACCGACATAGCTGAGAAAACATTTGTTGCACGAAAATCACCTCTCGGTAAAAGTCTTTCGGTTAACGATGAAATCTAATGTCGTACTGAGAATACGGATGGTGACTGCTGTAGTTTTTTTATTTGCATCCATCCTTGTAGTGCGATTATATTTTGTGCAAATAGTATACGGACAAGATTTCAGTAACCGTGCAGACAGACAATATGTTATGCCTAGCCCAAATCTCTATGACAGGGGATCTATTTTTTTTGAGGACAAAGATGGGCGACTGATTTCTGGCGCCACCTTAAAATCTGGCTTTACTATTGCACTAAATCCGGGGGCTATTGAAGATCCATATAATGCCTATAACAAAATTGCGAGCGTTCTTTCCATAAACAAGGAACAATTTATATCAAAAAGCAATAAGAAAAATGATACCTATGAGGAGATCGCGAAACAGGTAAGTGTCGATATAGGCAAGAAAATAAATGATTTTGACATACCAGGGCTTGGTATTTATAAAGAACGCTGGCGCTTTTATCCAGGTGGCACACTTGCCGCTCACACACTTGGTTTTGTCGGCTACGATGGGGACGAACTCTCCGGCAGATATGGATTGGAGCGATATTATAATGACACGCTCACAAAAGATAATAACAGTCTCTACATCAATTTTTTTGCTGAAATTTTTGCCAATATATCGGTATTTAACCCCGGAAAAGTAAAACGCACCGGCGATATTATAACTTCCATAGAACCTTCCGTACAACTGTATCTTGAAGATAGACTTGAGGAAGTGCACACAAAGTGGAATTCTAAGCAAACTGCTGGTATTATCATGAATCCTCGCAATGGC
Proteins encoded:
- the lysS gene encoding lysine--tRNA ligase — encoded protein: MFWADKITDEIGTKFKKEIADRESIIIRDEKTASGRMLISAMRGAVIHGIISEIFSEKKVSNTFLWEINDTDALRSIPKNLDEKKYRQYLGFPLYTIPSPEEGAENYPEFFAKEFTQTIEHMGFTPIYYRSSVAYREGKFNDAIQIALQNATLIRDIYKKISGSEKPVDWLPLLVVCEKCGKIGTTKATSFDGEKVKYTCDSNVVEWADGCGHSGEVSPFNGNATLPWKVEWAAKFKVFNVKVEGGGKDLSTKGGARDVSNHIAREVFKHQPPFDIPYEFFLAEGKKMSTSKGNAPAAREIMNILPPHIYRLVFLGKNYKHAIEFNITGDTVPILFDRHDKIAEKYFAHPEDDDARLFALIYSAAERQSLTEHFLPRFSLVSFLVQMPHINIEDEFSKIKGSTLTKEDKDELKMRVEYANRWLKEYAPEEYKYELQHNVLPEATKSFSDKQKKILVKVLDYIQSQEKLEGEKLHTQLHQIRQESDIEPKEFFSALYLSFLGKDSGPKAGWFLSVIDRKFLEKRLKEASK
- the rsmH gene encoding 16S rRNA (cytosine(1402)-N(4))-methyltransferase RsmH, coding for MMRLITHKRSINTAKSTKDTKELPVHRSVLLNELVDALQIRQGDTIVDATAGGGGHDKLACSQLGKSGTLITIDMDTDALIRSKKHLNDLSCKKIFQEGNFRDMQHMINSFGIEHVDGVMFDLGFNSYQIENSGRGFSFRANEPLLMTFKKVPNENDITADSIINSWDEEHIADILYGYGEERFARRIARGIIAARKIKKIERTVELVDIVKSSTPRWYHARRIHPATKTFQALRIAVNDEIETLRKGLREALSILKRGGRLAVISFHSIEDRVVKQFFNGASKDGHGMIITKKPIVPQRDEISRNPRARSAKLRIFESN
- the mraZ gene encoding division/cell wall cluster transcriptional repressor MraZ produces the protein MLIGEFTHTLDTKKRLSLPSKFRKQFGKKVIVTKGLDNCLFVYSLKEWEKISQRLGELSIGQSDTRGFNRFMLAGAVEIDVDLVGRILIPEFLKKFAQLTDKVVFAGIHNRVELWNEKAWSIYKKRIEKQADKLAEKLGELGVL